In Dolichospermum flos-aquae CCAP 1403/13F, the following proteins share a genomic window:
- a CDS encoding cysteine desulfurase: MTITSTKSLADKVRSDFPILHQEVHGKPLVYLDNAATSQKPLFVLNAWRDYYEQYNSNVHRGAHFLSGKATDAYEGARDKIAKFINAKSRQEIVYTRNATEAINLVAYSWGMNNLQPGNEIILSVMEHHSNIVPWQFVAQKTGAILKFVELTTEETFDLEQFKNLISDKTKLVSIVHISNTLGCINPAKEIAEIAHKYGAKFLLDACQSVPHTPIDVEELDCDWLVASGHKMCAPTGIGFLYGKLELLEAMPPFFGGGEMIAEVFLDHSTYAELPHKFEAGTPAIGEAIALGAAIDYLTNIGMDKIHAYEAELTAYLFAQLAQIPQIRIHGPKPNAEGEGRAALAAFTAEGVHANDLATLLDQEGVAIRSGHHCTQPLHRHLGLAGTARASLSFYNTREEIDVFIKALKETLDFFAGVFAE; encoded by the coding sequence ATCTCTCGCTGATAAAGTTCGTTCTGACTTCCCCATTTTACATCAGGAAGTCCACGGTAAACCCCTGGTTTATCTCGATAATGCAGCTACTTCTCAAAAGCCTTTATTCGTATTAAATGCTTGGCGTGATTATTACGAACAATATAATTCAAATGTCCATCGTGGCGCACATTTCTTGAGCGGAAAAGCTACTGATGCTTATGAGGGTGCGCGTGATAAAATCGCTAAATTTATTAATGCTAAATCACGCCAAGAAATTGTGTACACCCGCAACGCAACTGAGGCTATTAACCTAGTCGCTTACAGTTGGGGAATGAACAATTTACAGCCAGGAAATGAAATTATTCTCTCGGTAATGGAACACCATAGTAATATCGTTCCTTGGCAATTTGTCGCTCAAAAAACGGGTGCAATATTGAAGTTTGTGGAGTTGACGACCGAAGAAACTTTTGATTTAGAACAGTTTAAAAACCTGATTTCTGACAAAACAAAACTGGTGTCTATCGTGCATATTTCTAATACTTTGGGTTGCATAAATCCAGCTAAAGAAATCGCCGAAATTGCTCATAAATACGGTGCGAAGTTCTTACTTGATGCTTGTCAAAGTGTCCCCCATACTCCTATTGATGTCGAAGAACTTGACTGTGATTGGTTGGTAGCTTCTGGACATAAAATGTGCGCTCCCACTGGCATTGGATTTTTGTATGGTAAGTTGGAATTACTAGAAGCAATGCCGCCATTTTTTGGTGGTGGTGAGATGATTGCAGAGGTATTTTTAGACCATTCCACCTATGCAGAATTACCCCATAAATTTGAAGCTGGTACTCCGGCTATTGGGGAAGCGATCGCCCTTGGTGCAGCGATAGATTATCTTACTAATATCGGTATGGATAAAATCCATGCTTATGAAGCGGAATTAACGGCTTATTTGTTCGCGCAATTAGCACAAATACCCCAAATTAGAATCCACGGACCAAAACCCAATGCTGAAGGGGAAGGGAGAGCCGCATTAGCAGCTTTTACGGCAGAAGGTGTTCACGCTAATGATTTAGCAACTTTGTTAGATCAAGAAGGTGTGGCAATTCGTTCTGGACATCATTGTACTCAACCATTACACCGTCATCTAGGTTTAGCAGGAACCGCACGGGCAAGTTTATCTTTTTACAATACCCGTGAGGAAATTGATGTTTTCATCAAAGCTTTGAAGGAGACTTTGGACTTTTTTGCTGGAGTGTTTGCTGAGTAA
- a CDS encoding HNH endonuclease: protein MCGESLLNDEELHLHHKKPKSQGGGDNYGNLQLVHLYCH from the coding sequence ATATGTGGGGAATCTCTATTAAATGATGAGGAATTACATCTTCATCATAAAAAGCCAAAATCGCAGGGTGGTGGTGACAATTACGGCAACCTACAACTCGTACATCTGTACTGTCATTAG
- a CDS encoding DUF1517 domain-containing protein, whose product MFNRMMGKTRYIVCRLFLHLNGEEVAPILGVLNSSARTAINADGDLDILGEELVQLCQTFLQYDEYWFAAANEGDVFWNQGEAGDYVNELFTDSAQRYGANLDFNSTSSNQPLSLPVTRNIVVMITVAAEGEITELETDLANIPALKAAFKAVINLHYKHKLRAIQVHFSPAQLGDELSSDQLLEYYPELIPL is encoded by the coding sequence ATGTTTAATCGCATGATGGGAAAAACTCGCTATATTGTCTGTCGTTTGTTCTTGCATTTAAACGGAGAAGAAGTAGCGCCAATCTTAGGTGTCCTTAACAGTAGTGCTAGAACAGCGATTAATGCTGACGGTGATCTGGATATTTTAGGAGAAGAATTGGTGCAACTGTGCCAAACTTTCCTACAATATGATGAATATTGGTTTGCTGCTGCTAATGAAGGTGATGTCTTTTGGAATCAAGGGGAAGCAGGAGATTATGTCAATGAACTATTCACAGACTCAGCCCAAAGATATGGGGCTAATCTTGATTTTAATTCCACTTCCTCAAATCAGCCCTTATCACTTCCTGTCACCCGTAACATCGTTGTCATGATTACAGTCGCGGCTGAAGGGGAAATTACTGAGTTAGAAACTGATTTAGCCAACATCCCAGCTTTGAAAGCAGCCTTTAAAGCCGTAATTAATCTACACTACAAACATAAACTCCGCGCTATCCAAGTGCATTTTTCTCCAGCCCAATTAGGTGATGAACTTTCCAGTGATCAATTATTGGAATATTATCCAGAATTGATCCCACTGTAA
- a CDS encoding DUF2834 domain-containing protein encodes MIRKITFGLLWLGFLSYAFFFAPPEQPDTFELIKNLSTGNWQGINPLIICLFNIMGIWPFIYSAVVFFDGRGQKIPAWPFASAAFAIGAFGLLPYLALREPNQKFVGEKKLFLKLLDSRIFGILLTLGAAVLFTYSLQGDWGNFRQQWETSRFIHVMSLDFIILSLLFPTLLGDDMTRRGWQNNQLFWLFAIIPVFGALMYLCVRPPIDIEDQKGVETTILH; translated from the coding sequence ATGATCAGAAAAATCACTTTTGGCTTACTATGGCTAGGATTTCTTTCCTATGCCTTTTTCTTTGCTCCTCCTGAACAACCGGATACTTTTGAGCTGATAAAAAATCTCTCTACAGGAAATTGGCAAGGGATTAATCCGCTGATTATATGTTTATTTAATATCATGGGAATTTGGCCTTTTATATATAGTGCAGTGGTATTTTTTGATGGTAGAGGTCAAAAAATACCTGCTTGGCCATTTGCTAGTGCTGCTTTTGCTATTGGGGCTTTTGGGCTTTTACCATATTTAGCTTTAAGAGAACCCAATCAAAAGTTTGTAGGGGAAAAAAAATTATTTCTCAAATTACTAGATTCTCGCATTTTTGGAATTTTATTAACTTTAGGTGCGGCGGTTTTATTTACCTATAGTTTACAGGGAGACTGGGGTAATTTTCGACAACAGTGGGAAACCAGCCGATTTATTCACGTCATGAGTTTGGATTTTATCATCTTGAGTCTATTATTTCCCACGTTGTTAGGAGATGATATGACAAGACGAGGTTGGCAAAATAATCAGTTATTTTGGTTATTTGCGATCATTCCTGTGTTTGGAGCTTTGATGTATCTGTGTGTGCGTCCACCTATAGATATAGAAGATCAAAAAGGAGTTGAGACAACAATACTCCACTAA
- the hrcA gene encoding heat-inducible transcriptional repressor HrcA: MQVHLTNRQQNILWATIRHYIATAEPVGSKALIEGFDLGISSATIRNVMGVLEKSGLLYQPHTSAGRIPSDSGYRIYVDQLIKPSETLAKEVETALQRHLHWEDWSLEALLQGAAQILATLSGCITLITMPQTTTAKLRHLQLVQIESGKIMLIVVTDSYETHSKVMDLFSISSVTKPEPEVIDHQLQIVSNFLNSHLRGRSLLELGYLDWSELDQEFRVYGEFLKSSLVELTHRALAPTTTQIMVRGIGEVLRQPEFSQVQQVQTIMQLLEEEQDQLWHLICEKTEMDDTNKSKVTVRIGTENPLEPIQTCTLISAIYRRGSVPVGSVGVLGPTRLDYESAIAVVAAAANYLSEAFS; the protein is encoded by the coding sequence ATGCAAGTCCATCTAACTAATCGGCAACAAAATATACTTTGGGCGACTATACGTCATTACATTGCGACAGCAGAGCCTGTTGGCTCTAAAGCTTTAATTGAAGGATTTGATTTAGGTATTAGCTCCGCTACTATTCGCAATGTGATGGGTGTTTTAGAAAAATCAGGGTTACTTTATCAACCACATACTTCTGCGGGAAGAATTCCTTCTGATTCTGGTTATCGGATTTATGTTGACCAACTAATTAAACCATCAGAAACTTTAGCTAAAGAGGTAGAAACGGCATTACAAAGACATTTGCATTGGGAAGATTGGAGTTTAGAGGCTTTATTACAAGGTGCAGCCCAAATTTTAGCAACATTAAGCGGCTGTATTACTTTAATTACTATGCCACAAACCACGACAGCAAAGTTACGACATTTGCAACTAGTGCAAATTGAATCCGGGAAGATTATGTTGATTGTGGTGACAGATAGTTATGAAACCCATTCTAAGGTGATGGATTTATTTTCAATATCATCAGTAACTAAACCTGAACCGGAGGTAATTGATCATCAATTGCAGATAGTTTCTAACTTTTTGAATAGTCATTTGCGAGGAAGGAGTTTATTAGAATTAGGCTATCTTGACTGGAGTGAATTAGATCAGGAATTTCGAGTTTATGGCGAATTTTTGAAAAGTTCTTTGGTAGAATTGACTCATCGCGCTCTTGCACCAACGACTACACAAATTATGGTACGGGGGATTGGAGAAGTCTTACGACAACCTGAGTTTTCTCAAGTACAGCAGGTACAGACAATTATGCAATTGTTGGAAGAAGAACAAGACCAACTTTGGCATTTAATTTGTGAAAAAACAGAAATGGATGATACAAATAAGTCTAAAGTAACGGTGCGGATTGGGACAGAAAATCCTCTTGAACCTATTCAAACCTGTACTTTGATTTCTGCTATTTATCGTCGGGGTTCTGTGCCAGTGGGAAGTGTGGGAGTTTTAGGTCCAACTAGGTTAGACTATGAGAGTGCGATCGCTGTGGTCGCAGCAGCAGCAAATTATCTCTCGGAAGCTTTTAGTTAA